In one Dermacentor albipictus isolate Rhodes 1998 colony chromosome 4, USDA_Dalb.pri_finalv2, whole genome shotgun sequence genomic region, the following are encoded:
- the LOC139059088 gene encoding transmembrane protein 169 has product MTEVERPAFIPPRKRNGNKASPRSASAKHNNGISSDHRAVPAARPCSAATSPIKTPDSDRSCGPTPAARPHRKLSVEFQLDPDERDPDQWTTDRSQGTDNASTDGELSSVTERSSLRADGDRYVTMTGTIKRGKKKGATIDMKVNISREELDEIESSIKDQQTSDEEDDCFFGMNKGPHVLFLSFVLVPVVFIISAGNSFYLGTMTWYNILVVLSEKRSIFHKVLLSPFWIIFYPFLIAPAVVGLGLYAAAVQISWEYEKWKREVPDWEKGFYGWLCCLLHMEECSPYDVVILTDVQRADEAQPQKSTADTPV; this is encoded by the coding sequence ATGACCGAGGTGGAACGCCCCGCCTTCATTCCTCCTCGTAAAAGAAATGGCAACAAGGCGTCCCCGAGATCAGCGAGCGCAAAGCATAACAACGGAATATCCTCCGATCACCGCGCGGTGCCGGCGGCTAGGCCATGCAGCGCCGCTACGAGCCCCATCAAGACACCCGACAGCGACCGCAGCTGCGGGCCGACACCAGCTGCGCGGCCGCACCGCAAGTTGTCGGTCGAGTTTCAGCTTGATCCGGATGAGCGAGACCCGGACCAATGGACTACGGACAGGTCGCAAGGGACGGACAACGCTAGTACGGACGGAGAGCTGTCCAGCGTCACCGAGCGGTCTTCGCTGAGGGCCGACGGTGACCGGTACGTGACGATGACGGGAACTATCAAACGGGGCAAAAAGAAGGGCGCCACGATCGACATGAAAGTGAACATTTCGCGGGAAGAACTGGACGAGATCGAGAGTAGCATCAAAGACCAGCAGACAAGCGACGAGGAGGACGACTGTTTCTTCGGCATGAACAAAGGTCCGCATGTCCTGTTCCTTTCGTTCGTGCTCGTACCGGTGGTGTTCATCATCTCCGCCGGCAATTCTTTCTACCTGGGCACCATGACGTGGTACAACATCCTCGTGGTGCTCAGCGAAAAGCGCTCGATATTCCACAAGGTGCTGCTGAGTCCTTTCTGGATCATCTTCTACCCATTCCTCATCGCGCCGGCCGTCGTCGGGCTCGGTCTGTACGCGGCGGCCGTTCAGATCTCGTGGGAGTACGAGAAGTGGAAGCGAGAGGTGCCCGACTGGGAGAAGGGTTTCTACGGCTGGCTCTGCTGCCTCCTACACATGGAGGAGTGCAGCCCTTACGACGTCGTCATCCTCACTGACGTGCAGCGGGCCGACGAAGCACAGCCGCAGAAGTCCACGGCCGACACCCCTGTCTAG